In Amphiprion ocellaris isolate individual 3 ecotype Okinawa chromosome 2, ASM2253959v1, whole genome shotgun sequence, the genomic stretch GATTGCTCCTAATATCAAGCACAGAAACATGCTAGGAGAACACACTTGGTTCCAACAGAGGTTTCTAAAAGACAgtgattttgcagtttttacaggTTATAGCAGCTGGATACACCGTGGACTGTGTCAATGTGAACATCTCTGAGGTGTGCCACACACAGTGGGCAGACAAAGTACAAGACTTTTAAAGAATTCAGAGCTTATCATTGTAgagatgtatgtgtgtgtgtgtgtgtgtgtgtgtgtgtgtgtgtgtatatatatatacagtggcATGAAAAAGTATCTGAACCCTTTggaatttctcacatttctgcataaaatcaccatcaaatgtgatctgatctttgtcaaaatcacacaaatgaaaaaaactgtctgCTTTAACTAAAACCACCCAAACATTTAtaggttttcatatttttaatgaggataacatgcaaacaatgacagaagggGGAGGAATAAGCAACTGAACCTTCACATTTAATATCTGGTTGCCCCCCCTTTGGCAGCAATAACTTCAACCAGATGTTTCCTGTAGTTGCAGATCAGTCTGGAACATCGATCAGGATCAATCTTGGACCATTTCTCTTtacaaaactgctgcagttcagtcagATTCCTGGGATGTCTGGCATGAATCGCTCTCTTGAGGtcatgccacagcatctcaatggggttcaagtcaggactttgacttggccactccagaacGTGTATTTTGTTCTTCTGAAACCATTCTGAAGTTGATTTACttctgtgttttgggtcattgtcctgttgcagCATCCATCCTCTTTTTAGCTTCAACTGTCTGACAGACGGCCTCAGCTTTTCCTGCAAAACATCCTGATAaacttttgaattcatttttctatTAATGATTTCAAGTTGTCCAGGCCCtgaggcagcaaaacagccccaaaccatgatgctccctccaccatgcttcacggtggggatGAGGTGTTGATGTTGGTGAGCTGTTCCATTTTTCCTCCATACATGACGTTGTCTGTTCCTCCCAAACAATTCAACTTTCGTTTTATCAGTCCACAAAATATTTTGCCAGAAGTTCTGTGGAGTGTCCAAGTGCCTTTTTGCGAACATTAAACAtgcagcaatgttttttttagagaGCAGTGGCTTCCTCCGTGGAGTCCTCCCATGAACACCATTCTTGGCCAGTGTTTTACATATTGTCGATGTATGCACAGAGATATTGGACTGTACCAGTGATTTCTGTAAGTCTTTAGCAGACACTCTAGGGTTCTTTTTTACCTCTCTGAGCATTCTGCGCTGAactcttgttgtcatttttggtggACGGCCACTCCTTGGGAGAGAAGCAACAGTGCCAAACTCTCTCCATTTGTAGAAAATTTCTCTAACTGTGGATTGACGAACATCCAGACTTTTAGAGATGGTTTTGTAACCTTTCCCAGCTTTATACAAATCAACAATTCTTGATCGCAGGTCTTCAGAGAGCTCTTTTGAGCGAGCCATGGTGCACATCAGACAATGCTTCTCATCAAGACACAATTCTTAccaggtgtgtgttttatagTGGGCAGGGCAGCTTTAAGCCACTCCTCAGTGACTGGACACACCCCTGACTTAAATTATTTGGTAAAAATTGGTATTAATTGCTCTCAAAGTCTCCTTAGGCAGAAGGTTCAGTTACTTATTCTTCCCCcttttgtcattgtttgcaTATTATcctcattaaaattatgaaaacctATAAATGTTTGGGTGGTTTTAGTTAAAGCAgactgttttttcatttgtgtgattttaacaaagatcagatcacatttgatggtgattttttgcagaaatgtgagaaattccAAAGGGTTCAGATACTTTTTCATGCCactgtatatacatacacacatatatattatattttctatattatatatttaaacaaCTGAACTGTACTGAGACTACCTCTCTGCCTTTGTCTCTCACGTCTCTGAGTGTCAGCTTCAGCATTGCAAGCTTATCTGGCATAAAAGAACATGGTGCAAAAAGACAGTCTCATTGACACTAATtggaagggttagggttaaggtGTGGCAGAATGTGTTTATTATCCCTTTTTAATCTAAACAGTACTTCATCTACTTAgagcatttttatttagaatttctcAGATTTAGATCCAtgcatttattcttttactgtctgttgttgctGAGTACTGCAACTCTATACACCATGTCAAATTCCTTGTGCGTGTGAATTGACTTGACATTAAAGGCTTTTCTGAATTCAAAATTTTCCTATACTTTTGTTACAGGTACACATTGCATTTCAAACCATtatggatgaagtttttttatAATTTGCTACATTTGTATGAGAATTTGAATATATTTCCCTACATAGGATGACAGTCCTGTGCAAATATTTGTGCAAATGGTAGTCACCGTTTGTGccacttcctcctcttcctctccattTTCTACCTCCACCTGGGTCTTGGTCACACTTCTCCTTGCCACCTCCTGCAGGACAATTCACAAgtcaaaacagacaaaccatGTATGAAGctaaagcagagaaaagaggTATGGTAGATCATGCATGTGATTCTTTACCTCGCCATCAGCGTTGATCAAAGTGGTAACAATGTCACTTCCTGTGCCCCAGGAAGCCTGGCTTTTCCACAACAAGTCAGAAGGTGGACTGTGGGCCACACCAGCGTCAGCGGACCACACCTGTGCaagtaaaaatatacataaacaaaacaataatgttTAGAATTAGGTATATATAACTTAGTTAACTTCAACATATaagtttaaatataaaaatcatacaagccagggctccagactgcaaACAAAATGGTCGCATTTGCTGCCTGTGCCTGTTGTAGTACTTTTTGAACTTCGATCAGCTACTGCAGCCCGCATTGTGGGGTGTTTCAGGAACACTGGTATATTGTAGTGATTATCGATAAGAAAATATTCAGCAAGTGATGTCTTTTGCCCGTGAACAGGTGGGAGGTTACCAAATGATAAAGTTGATCACCAATTCAATGTTTGTGACACATCACATGGTCCATTATAACACAATTTTCTGCTTTATATATTGTACCGTGACTGACTGTCCAGCCTTGAGGATAAATTTTGGGGAGAACTTGTAGATGATCTCCTCCCCATCATCAACTTCTCTCTTCAATCTCCAGTTGCCCAAAGGCTGGTCCTGCAAAATACAAGGAAACACTTGCTATAATGTGCTTTGTCCACcaaggttttttaaaaaaaagcaccataGAAATGCAATCCATTTACCATTAGATTGTTTTTGCAAAACTTGCTTCTGAATCCGACAGGTTGCTGTGTGTATTGTTTCTTTCAGGTTTTTCTACCTTAATTAATCCAACCTTAATAAAGACTTACATATTCAGCTTTTGTTGTAACAATCTGATGCAATAATTACCATGTGTTGCTCATTTATGCAGCTAGTTCAGTCTTACAGACCTGCTCAGTATCATTGGTGAGTGTGACTGCATTTCCATCCATATCAGTTGGTGATATGGTAATTGCTCCACTAGCTGTGGCCTCTTCTGACACCAGCAGCTGCCCCTCTCTTTCCATCTCTGTCACATCCTTAGCCTCCACCTCCACTCTCATCCTCTTAGAGGAGCGGGAAGAAGAAGATCCTGTTAGCCTGGAAACAGTGACTCGAGAAGATGGGGTGGGGGACAGCTTCAGTCTGAAAGAAGCACAACAGTCCTCGGTGAATTATTGGCTAGCCACTACTCCTTGGCACAGCAAGGTCCAAGCTGTCAGAAGTTAGCAAGAGAAGACAGTCACAGAAGTTAGCAAGACAAGAGTCAAAACCTGTcctgtaaatgagaaataagCCACTATTAATGTAAgaatactaacaaaaacaaagattccATCTGAACCCACTCCCACCTAGTTCATGTATTTCCTCCTCAGCTTCTAATCTACCTAAAAACCAAAAGCACAAGGCACAGAAACCCAATACTGCTGCCATTTTCTTCTAAAGAACCAGGTTCTATTTTAAAGATCTTTTCAGACAGATCTGTTAAAGTGATGTCTGTGTCATTCAGATATACATCAcgacaaaaacagcatttacagttttttcaaCATGAACTTCATTAATTAATGCCACTAAAGAGTGAATTATGCTGCCTGTTTTACAATATCTTACACAAGCACTAACTGGCTGAAGGTTCacatttaatttcagtttgttcatatgCTCAAAGCATTTTGCAGGATACTAATTTCTTTTGTATCCACACAGTTGAacactgaaatgacacaaggccTGAAAATAGAAGGAAAGACTGGTTACTGCAGCTGCATAAGGGAAACAGTTCTGTCCCGATTACTCTATAAgaggaaaaaatgcttttatagtGAAGTGAGAGGACAGATCCCAGCTGAAACTTATGTAATGTAAAACCATAATTTAGTTGTTTCACAGTTACTAATAGCATATAACCTAGACCTGCAAGAGTGCATACCTATGCTCTTCTCCTTCCAACAATTTCCTATATGCATTGATCTCCATATCTAGAGCAAGCTTCACATCCAGCAATTCCTGGTATTCACTGAGTTGAGAGTTCATCATTTCCCTCAATTCGGCCATCTCCTGCTCTTTTGCTTCCATGGCACGGCGATGCTTGTCTCGCTCTGCAGAGAGAATTTCTTCCAGTTCTCTGATACGATCTTCTGAAGCAGCCACCTACAGATACAAACACAGATGCAGCCGACCATCGTAACCTTGATtatgaattgtattactaattaGCAATACAATTCATGAAGCTAAAAGCAGAAGTACTTGAAATTGTGAGAGCACTGGAAGAGGTCTACAATTGTGTGACAGCTGACCATAAAGCAGTACCTGTTTCTGCAGGGCACTGAGTTGATATCCAAGACTCTCTATTCTCGTGCGGGACTCCTGTAGCTCCTCTTTAGCTGTGCTCATTACCTTGTCATTTATCTCTGAGGACACCTTTGCATTATCCAACTACAGGGAGACCAAGACAGGCTATGTGTGAGAATGATTAAAAGACAAATGTCATAAAATTAACAACTTGTGATCGTATTCCTCCACCAAACCAGTTAAATTGGAATGTACATCTACATCTGTCCTGATTTTTGGATACCAAATGCCATCACCAGGTTAATCTATGAAATAGTAAATTGTGTGAAATGTCATATTTAGCATATGAACTTTTAAGCTATGTTCGAAAACATGGTTTGTGCTGTCGCAGTGACCTTCAAGTTTGACCACCAAATTCTAATAAGTTCATTTTTGAGTCCAAATTTGTATCAGATATATTGACATTTTCTCATCTTCACAACAATGGGATCAATGTGATGTGACAGTGGTCTTTAAGCCCCAAAATAATCAGTACATTTTTGAGACCAAGCAAACATTTGTGCAAAATTTCACGAAATCCATTCAAGAGACATAATGCTCACAAGAATAGGCTAGAAAATTTTTTGGACAACCCGAAACATAAAGTCTGCAGTGACTGCTGGTACAGAGGTATAAAAATTGATTAGCGTCTCACCTTGGCCTGAAAAGTTTGCTCCAGTTCTTCCTTATAAAGAGAAACCTGCTCATCATGTTGCCTCCTTAGGTCCTGGTGGGATCACACAAACCTGATTGATGCTTATTCACAGAAGAAAACTCCCTTTTGGAGTGCCTTGAGTCACATAATAAAATTCTGCAAATGTCAACAGCACTTATTCCATCAATAAAATCAATTAATTCACAATCAAAACACAGCTGTCTGTTGTCTACTTGACAGTGTTTATATATAAAGCCAAATATAAACATCAAGTGTCTGtttacattcatatttttagACCACAAGTTGTCAGGTGTTAGTCTTCAAGTGAAGAGGACATTTATGGTAAGTAATACTTAACCAgtaagagagatcatatttctccccTATTAGCTTTTCTTCAATGgctccaaaaaaaatccaggatAAAATTTTAAATCCTGCTCGTCGCATAAAAAGCTCTTAATGTCAAAATTCCATCTCatcttaaagaccttattgTCTTGTATTATCCTAATAGAGCACTTttctctcagactgcaggtttattTGTGATTTCCAGAGGtggaatgggaggcagagccttcagttatcaggctcctctgttgtggaatcaggTCCCAGTGTAGTTTCAGGAGGTAGACCTCATCTCTACTTACTCTACTTATGGTCTCCCAAAAACCTGTCTTTGCTTTGTTACTGCGGCATAATACTTGCAGACTTATATGAAAAAAAGACTTGAATCCATGCTTTAGATGAGTCTAAAATATAGTGTAGAAAAAAAGTTAGATCTAAAATATACTCTTTACATCAGTCAGCCCTACCATCGACACGacagcatttaaaaatggcagttGCCAATTTCTCCCCCCAACATACCTGTAAAGCTTGTGTCAGTTTGAACTCATAGTCCTGTCTTACTCCAGAGTCCACTTCCACTATTCTTTGCTCCTGTCGACGTCGGGACTCGCGCACCTCCTGAACGCAAGGAGAAATGGGGGAGCGTTGCCAAGAAAAATTCGAATCACAACATAAATTCTACAGATTTGGTCCATCTGTCAAAACAGTTTGTAATCTGAATATCTCTGGGCTGTGGATAAGGATGAGGAAGTCATTAAAATAGAtgcacttttaaaaatcttcaaaacacaacattgaaattttgtttgtgttttcatgaatTTCCAGTACCTATATGAATCCAGTAAATTCCATTAAAATAGAAAGAATTGAGTAGTGATAAGCCGTAAGCCAAAGCATTTTACCGGCCATATACACTCATTACCTCTTCAAACATGCTCTTCCTGAACTCCAGCTCCTCACTCAGTGATTGACAGCGGTTCTCCAAGTCTACACGCATCAGTGTCTCAGCTTCCAGTTGGCGCTTAGCAACAGCATGGCTGTCCTCTGCCTATACACCATGAGAAAAAATTagcacatggacaaaattgggTTTAACTGACTGAAACATCATGAGCAAGTTGTGGTAGCAAGAGCTAATAACATTATTTATGTCAGTTTGGCAATCCGAAAACAATCTGTAAATAAGACGGTATGTAGTGGGATgaacatgaatttattttttatattatgatttactgattttgtatttgttttgttacaCAGTCTCCAGTATGACTAGCATTTGTGTTCAGCTTGCAGTGGAGCAGTTAACAATTCTGTGCTTCAGTTTCCAATGAAATCAATATAATTCCATTTGACTGGAAGTCACCTCACGCAACATCAGACGATATCTGTATAAAATAATGCTGGTTTGGTGTGAAAACCACTGCCACAaactagtgctgggcgatatggaaaaactcatatatcacgatatggattattttatatcacgataaggatatatatcacgatataacacaataaagtatgttttcagttattctctgaaaagtttgacaaaaatgtcattgcttacttttgaaacttcaacctgttgctagggctggacccgaacatccgaacacccccccccccccaattcttctttattttcacttttataagcttagagtatgcatagtgacaagaaaacactaatacaatcgtcgcaggctatttaatgatacatttgctgtaataattgataaaaattaggttagaaacgatagaaatgatagaagagaaatggcacaatagacacttttctatcgttctcacgatatgtaccgtcatatcgcccagcactaccACAAACATATTTGTTGTTTGAAATAATTGTGGATTGATAAGATTTTGAGCATCTGAAGGCTACTAAAATACCACCtttcaataaatgtaaaatcagtTTCTTCTTAGACTAATTAAAGAGCAACTTGCAGGCTGGGCACCCACATGACCAGGGGTCGGCAACCTGCAGCTCTTTCATCCCTCTGCTGCGGCTCTCTCTggctttggaaaataaataatgaatatttaattaaaatgtattttatcattAGTTTTTATGATGTAATTCTAAATTTGAAGATTATGGTGCTCttgtaaaatctaaataaaacgTGTGGAAGATTTTTGTCGCTCCTAATATGCGTCACAACCGCCAATGCGCTACACCCGCCGACACGCGATTTCTTGGAACTTTTCGACCCCAGGTAGGCAAACTATGGAGAATTCTAAGAAAAGTGTCTGACGAAAACAGAATGTTTAACCTCACGTAGGCAGATTCACTTGCTTTCGCTGCTGACGAAACTGGTTTACCAGTATGCTTAATTTTTAATGAGAAacttgcaaacaacaaaaagtcaaatgtCACAAGACATTTCCAGAATAAACACGCAGCCTTTGCTCAAAAATATCCACATGGAGATGAGAGAAAAAAGCCATTTCGGAACTGATGCGTAAGGTTGATCTGAGCAAAAATCATTTCAAGAAGTGGATAAAATCTTATAATTTACTTAGAGAATATCCAAACACCAACAATTCCCATTTGCGAGGACTATAGGAAAAAGAATTGGGAATAGAAATCAGCAATGAGGATTGGGACAATGCATGGAGTAATGCCAATTTCCTAAGTGTTTGTAACCAGGTAAAAGCTCTacaacttaaaattttacatCGTGCGCATATTTCTCCATCTCAGCGCCATAAATTTAGTTCTGACCTTTGTCCTATGTCCCAAGTGTAAAATTGAGCTGGGCACCCTTACACATTGTTATTGGTCAtgtgaaaaaattaaatatttctggTATGATGTACAATGCGAATTAGGTAAAATATTCTCACTTTCTGATGTTACAGTGTGTAATCCATTGACTATACTACTTGGAATAACTGATGTCACCATCACTGGTAAATATGAGAGACGACTTTATAGAATGCTTACATTTTGTGCGTGGAAATGTGTCCTTGTAAACTGGATTTCGGCTAAAGTACCATGTAAAAATCAGTGGCATCGGACAATAATAGAATATGTATCTTTGGACTATCTAACCTGCAAACTGCATGGAAAAGATGATCATTTTCGTAAAATCTGGGACCCTTTTATGTCATACATTGGTATGGACATCTCAGCACTTCTTTATAGAGGCTTTTCGTAAACCTCTACTGTATGGCTATTTGTATATTCACTATATTCTATTTGTCTAGATTTCCTGTCTGTCAAAACTGTGCCGgaatgttgtgttgtgttttgtttttctttgtaacgaaaacaaaaatccaataaatatattgggggaaaaaaaaaaagaagtggatAAAGTCTGCAAATTCAACTACATATGCTAGTTTTGTGGCCGCTCAGGAAATAGTCAGGCACGGGAAGCCGTTCACAGACGGAGAATATATAAAAGAATCTTTCATTACGATATCTGAACATCTATTCACGGACTTTAAAAACAAGAGTGAAACTGTGCAGAAAATCAGGGATATGCCCCTCTCTGCAAAGACTGTCAAAGACAGAACCATAAAAATGGCAGAAGACATCACCAGACAGCAAATTAAAGACATCAATTCAGCTGTAGTGTACTCAATTGCCTGTGATGAATCTAAAGTCAAAGGTGATATTGAACAAATAGCATTGTTTTGCCGGTATGTAAACTCTGCTGGACCACAAGAAGAAATGATTGAGTTGATAATAATAAACACCACCCACCTAGTGTCAGTGGCTACTGATGGAGCACCAAGTTTGACAGGAGCACAGAAGGGCTTTGTGGCTTTAATGCAGAAGTCGCTGGACAGAAAGCTGCTGACTTTTCACTGCATCCTGCACCAAGAGGCAGTGTGTGCTCAAACATTTCCTCCAGAATGCACAGAAGTAATGAATGTTGTCATTCAGATTGTCaataaaataatggcaaaagGTTTAAATCACCGTCAGTTCCGTTTGTTCCTGGACGAGGCGGAAAGCATGTATTCTGATCTCCTGCTACGCAACAAAGTCCGGTGGCTGTCCAGAGGGGAGGTGTTGAAAAGCTTTGCTGCTTGTCTGGAAGAAGTGAAAACTTTCCTGGGCAGCAAAGGTCTCACCTTTCCTGAACTGGAACAGCCAGAGTGGCTGGAAAAGCTACACTTCATGGCAGACATGACAGCGCACCTGAACAGGCTGAGCACAGCTCTTCAGAGGAAAGGACGCACAGCCCTGCACATGCTGGAGGAGGTTTTGGCTTTTGAGCGCAAGTTGACAATGCTTGCCAAAGATTTACAGAGAGGTACTGTCTCACTTCCCCAATTTGAGGGAGTTCAAACAAGCTCACATGATAAATTCCGAGGATTTACACTCTGCAATCATCGCAATGCAAACATCGTTTGGGAAATGGTTCTTTGAGTTCAgagtaggaaaaaaaatacattatccTTCTCTGTCACTCCCCTAAACATCGATCCCAACTGAATACGACTGCATTGGTAGGTGTGAGTCAACCTGATCTTGTGGTGGAACTGGCCGGCATAGCC encodes the following:
- the lmnb2 gene encoding lamin-B2, with the translated sequence MATASVTPSREAGRSAASTPLSPTRISRLQEKQDLQHLNDRLAVYIDRVRALELENDRLMVKVSEKEEVTTREVTGLKSLYEAELADARRVLDETAKERARLQIDLGKAHADLEEATRSTKKKDSDLAAALSRTSGLEGQLSKSEAALSTALSQNAALTSELADVKSLLAKAEDSHAVAKRQLEAETLMRVDLENRCQSLSEELEFRKSMFEEEVRESRRRQEQRIVEVDSGVRQDYEFKLTQALQDLRRQHDEQVSLYKEELEQTFQAKLDNAKVSSEINDKVMSTAKEELQESRTRIESLGYQLSALQKQVAASEDRIRELEEILSAERDKHRRAMEAKEQEMAELREMMNSQLSEYQELLDVKLALDMEINAYRKLLEGEEHRLKLSPTPSSRVTVSRLTGSSSSRSSKRMRVEVEAKDVTEMEREGQLLVSEEATASGAITISPTDMDGNAVTLTNDTEQDQPLGNWRLKREVDDGEEIIYKFSPKFILKAGQSVTVWSADAGVAHSPPSDLLWKSQASWGTGSDIVTTLINADGEEVARRSVTKTQVEVENGEEEEEVAQTGKVSSRECAIM